The nucleotide sequence GATGGCCAAGACGCCAAGCTTGGCCGCCGGGAAGACGCCAATAACCATTATTTCACTTTTTACTAATAACTATTACAAAATATTCGTGCAAAATTAGAGATGTGTAGGAGATAGCGGTGTGCGCATTGGCCGATAGGCGGACTTTTAGTGATGGCAAATCGAAAGTTAAAATTTAACCGTCAAGTTGATAATAAAAGGTCACCCTCGATACAGTGAACTTAAGAAAACTATATGGTGTCTTTATAACAATATTGTAACGAGTTGCTTATATTGAGGATcagattaaaaataaaaatcttaaaatgctgtattaaataaattaaatatttatatttcccGCCAACAAGCAGATTTTACATtccttaaaaaattattacaaactccattatttttcaaagtcaTTCAGGGCTGCCCTAATCCAGTTGATGTCCTTTTGCTGCCGCTCCACATCCGCACCGATACAGTCAACGCGTTCATCTAGAGCTCTTTTCTGATCCTCAATTTCCTGGTCTTTCTTCTGATTTTTTGTATATGTTCTAAGGGAAAACCCTGAATTAGAGCCGTAGGTTATTGAACTATGTTACTCAAACCCCACTTTGAAATCTCGTAGTATATAAGACCGAGACCAATGCAGAAAACGAAGACCTCGCTCAGCATATCGGCACCCAATCTGGTGGCGATCGGTGGTGAGAGACGTGGAATCCGCCTGGGCTGTTTCAATCGCAACATTCGTAGTTTGGAACGAACCTCGAAGGTGTTATATAGCTGGGCCGGCGGAATGATGACGTAGTGCCGAATGAAGGGATGGTGCTTGCCCATCCACATCAGGAGATCGCCAAATGGCTTGCTAACCCGTTtcatggcaaaaattaaaagttttcccACTGGGAACCTGCCGATCACCATTGTCCTTAACTTTGAATTTTGTAACCATTAAAAAGCGACTTGACTGGCTTCTCCAAGCCAGGTCAGTTACATTCCGAATCCCTTCTATCGCTGTAATCGAAATTGTTAACTCTCCGCCCTACCACCATTGACTTGAGCTGACTGATTTCCTTGGCTTGTTGGGAAACCTTGTTGGTGAGCTCAGCAATTCTTTCCTCCAGTTTCTCCCTATGAACCTTGTGCTTCTCGTGTTTTATTTTGTCATTCCTCGACTGCCTAAGCGTAAAATAATAGTTTCGtaaatatttttgg is from Drosophila suzukii chromosome 3, CBGP_Dsuzu_IsoJpt1.0, whole genome shotgun sequence and encodes:
- the LOC108017472 gene encoding putative OPA3-like protein CG43998 isoform X1 encodes the protein MVIGRFPVGKLLIFAMKRVSKPFGDLLMWMGKHHPFIRHYVIIPPAQLYNTFEVRSKLRMLRLKQPRRIPRLSPPIATRLGADMLSEVFVFCIGLGLIYYEISKTYTKNQKKDQEIEDQKRALDERVDCIGADVERQQKDINWIRAALNDFEK
- the LOC108017472 gene encoding putative OPA3-like protein CG43998 isoform X2 — its product is MVIGRFPVGKLLIFAMKRVSKPFGDLLMWMGKHHPFIRHYVIIPPAQLYNTFEVRSKLRMLRLKQPRRIPRLSPPIATRLGADMLSEVFVFCIGLGLIYYEISKVFP